TAACTGTCATGAATCCTTCTCATACTTGGTAAGTAATAAACTCTCTCCCACATAGTAGTAATGATCATCCTATTCTTTTGTGTGGTTTGCAAAAGTTGTTCTTATTTCCCGTTTGTGTTTCTTTGGTCAGAATCTTCCACATGATGCTTACAAGTTGCTTGCAGTGCCATCACCAATTGGTGGTGTTCTTGTTATTTGTACAAACACCATCCACTATCACAGCGAGGTAGGCTTCTTTCATTGCAGTTACACTTAAATTGCAACAGGAGTTTCTGGTTATCTATTGATTGATTTTGTTTTCCTCCCCACCTATTTGTGCAATAATACATTATTCTCTTGTTTGTACAGTCAGCCACTTGTGCATTGTCCCTGAACAACTATGCTGTTTCTATTGATAGCAGGTCCATTTCTCTCTCATGCACTTATGTACACTAAAACACAGCCACACCCTATGCTTTATCCCTTGGAACAAACAACATTCTTATAGGAAGTAATGGACCTTATTTGTCAAAGGTTCAaagtagatttattttttagtataatGATTAAAAAATGGATTCTTCATGTATAACTTCACTTAGTTGTTAACGGGGTATTACATATTAGCCAATATGCATTggatttttgaaggtttgatTTGAGATTTTCGCTACTCCAGTACTCCTATGATTTGAAATCAATGATGAACCACTGTTACAACCTGTTTTGTTACTGGGTAAAGACCAGCAGAGGAGGGAAGTTAAAAGAGAGGGGATTGGGGGTATACTTGGATCATATATTTAATTGTGGTAGCAGCGCCACTTTTGCAGGTATGGTAATAGGCATGTAATGGCCATAATGTGATGGCAATGGCTTATCAgtgcacaattttttttttgaaaaatttgtaAAATTCATGAAATGAATAGATCTTTAAAGAACTAAATAATAAGCACGAATACATCAAATATAGATTTTAAGTCCATCATTAGCATAAATCAATTtagaactaaaaaaaattatgcaaaTAGTAAAGAACTAACCTTATTACCTCCAACTAATATGAGTGTATAGGTGGCTATTTGATATTATTTCCAATTACTTATGTATTTTACTAAAACTAATTTCTAAACTTAGTTGTGCAAACTAATGCGTCATTGCagtaatttcttaaaaaatatctagcataaaactcaattttcttcagTAAATAAGCAAAAAGTgctaaaaacaaagaaaaatatcTGACCATTTGCAAAATATTGATGTATTTGCTTTCCTCTAATTCAAATAAACCTTCACTAATTGATGATTTAAGCTCGAGAAGTGAAAGATTTGTAAAACGATAGAAAAGCTTAGATGAAAAGTTTATAGAAAGTGAGAAGCAGAAGAGGAAACCCCTAAAAAATAGAATTCTACATGAGTAACAACCATTAGTTGAATTTGGTTAACAGCTGTTACCCATTAAGTAATTGCCATTGgaattaattattctttttctgTGTGTGCGCGTGCATAGAATTTAAAGGTGTACCCATGACTTGGATAGAAGGGACAGAGACATTGGATTGACTGTtacttttttcatttttgcagtCAAGAGTTGCCAAGAGCAAGTTTCAGTGTTGAACTTGATGCTGCAAAGGCAACTTGGTTATCAAATGATGTTGCCTTGCTGTCAACAAAAAATGGGGAACTTTTGTTACTGACCCTTGTTTATGATGGAAGGTAGGTGTGCTTTCTTTGAATATATGTGCAAAGATTCTTATGTCTTTTCAGCTGAAGCGTAAGAGCTACTTGTTACTGTACTATTTTTCCTATGATTAGTAATTTAATGCACTACTATACAATTATTAAGGTTACTTGATGTATTAGTTTTAGAAGTAAGCAAAGGTATGGATCGGGTAATTATTACATTTACAAACTTCAAGATTGATGAGATGGATTTTGATTCTTACCAAAACTTAGGATTTAGTTTTGGGTTAACTGTTGCTCTTCAGTGCTACATGGATCTATTTGTAAATCTAGAATGAGAATAATTGACCTGATATACATGGAAGGGATGAGAAGGTACTTATTTGGTCAGGTTTGAAAATTTTGCTGGGTATAACATTTTAAACCAGTTGCTTCATTATGTGTAATGTTATTATGTGAagttgttgtttttttttaaaagttcttGATACCTTATTCAGTTGTCTCAACTGACATGAGATTTTAGAAGTTATTTCTCTTCTTTGCTTATCTTGCTATACAGTTGTTAGAAATTGTAACCAACAATCATTTTTAAATTAGTCAACTCTTCCATTGAGAAGAATGGAGTATAAAACAAGTTGTCCATTGGGACATTGATTTGgtccatttttttattttaaaatttaataccaTGGAGAAAACAAGATGATGTTAAAAACAGCCTATTTTTCTCAACTACTCCTGTCTTCTGCAAAGGGGAAAGGGTTAAAAAACATTCATTATTTAAAAACACATTCATTGTCATTGCTTGAATTGGTGAGTTAATAAATATGAAAGTCTCTGTGTAGTTGTGGGAATGGGTGAATTTCACTGTGGATATCTCATGTATTGACTTTTGTGCTCTTCCTCTCCTGTGAAGGGTTGTGCAGAGGCTTGATCTTTCCAAGTCTAGAGCATCAGTTCTTACTTCGGTTAGTTATTACTGTTAGACTTCATGTTCAATTACTTTTTGCTTGGCATCTGTTTGTTATGCTGATTCAGTGGACAATTTTCTGAGCTTCCTGTAGGACATTACTACAATTGGGAGTTCATTATTTTTTCTGGGCAGTCGTCTGGGAGACAGTTTGCTTGTGCAGTTTACTTATGGTTTGGGATCTTCAATGATTTCATCTGGTTTAAAGGAAGAGGTACTATATTCTAAGGCATCCAAATTTTCTTTTGTTAAAGTGATATGTTTAGCATTTTCTGCTTCTGAGGTTATGAAGTTCAGAATAATTGTTCAATGATTTTGGTGATCCTTTTTCTATGAATTCTGGGAAATATGTTGCTACAGGTTGGAGATATTGAAGGTGATGTACCTACTGCAAAGCGATTGAAGAGGTCACCTTCGGATGGTTTGCAAGATATGGTTAGTGGGGAGGAGCTTTCTTTGTATGGTTCGACTGGCAACAATACAGAATCAACGCAGGTTGTTGAAGTTTATCTTTAATGTTTGTGTACATATAGAATCTTATTGAAAAGGAGGAATGGGAGTAATTTATCCAGGAAGAGGGGCTGTAAAACCTAAACCAATACAAAGCGAAGTACCCATGACTGTACCACTCTGATCATCGATGTATTTTGATTTAGATAATGTCTAACCacacttatatttttatttacttggtaAGCATATAGTGTCGTTCCCAGTATTAGTCTCCATTGGGTAGGATGATTATCCATGTGCCTTCTGAGAGAAATGCTTAATTAATGGGAGTTAGAAACCACCTTAATTTTCTAGCCTTTTCTGCATGATGGTGGTGGATATGAATACGGATTATAGATTTAGATGAATGAAATCACAAGAAGCTGCTTTAAAAACAAGGCCATTGTTATGGTTTCCTGGAAGTTGGTATAAACAAATTTAGAGATATGAAACTTCCCAGGTTTCTTTCTTCTGTTGTTTTGGAGGTTTGCTTTTGAATTTTGGTGATAGGTAGCTTCTCTCTAATAGGGATATGGTTATTCTGCATTTTTTGGAAATAGAATTTTGGGAGCTAACATTTCCAGTTATTGGCTAGTGGGGATTGGAATGAAGAAGAGTAAGAGGAGCAGTTTGTTGCAGGGTTAAGATagaaaacttattttttataaaaaggttCCTCCCACTTTTTTTGGTTAGTTTGAGGGAAGACTTGTTGAGAGAGAGGAACCATCTCCAGTTTTAGTTATTGGTGGTTTAGAACCATTGGTTTAGTACTTTGTTTTGTCTCCATTTTATAATGATGTTTTGTTCAATTTCCTCTCCTATAGGATAATTTCCTTTCTTTAGTACTTTGTTTATTCTCCTTTTTTGCTCTCTTCAACAAAATTATTCTTCACTTGTATGACCTTATATGCATTATGCACATTTGAATATTATCATGCTTATGATGAAAACTGCTGTCTTACTTCTGtagctgaaatttttttatttatcatgtCATCATTGTTGTATTTTAACAGCTATCTAATAATTATATTCccacttgtgcttttcctagtaacAGTTGCCTTTTTCCCCCTGTTTACCTCCATTGTTGCagaaaactttctcatttgctGTGAGGGATTCACTGATCAATGTTGGTCCTTTGAAAGACTTATCCTATGGTTTAAGGGTTAACGCTGATGCAAATGCATCTGGAATTGCTAAACAAAGCAACTATGAACTGGTTAGTTAGGCATGCTATATTGCTATTTAGCCGTGCTATATTGCTATTTTGTTTAGTTCTACATGTTAATATTCAAAAGTTCTTCATAAATTAAGGAAACTGAACCATGGTAGTAAAATTACCATAGGTTTTGACTCAAAAGTGTTTGCTGGCCTCCTCTTGTGGGTTTGGGTCATGCTATGTGCTCATGTTACTTATTCAGATTTGACCTCTGGCAAATTGCTTCTATGTTTCAGGCTGCAAGAAAATGTGGATtctgaaaatttatatttcttatGTTGTTTGGTACTTCAGGTATGCTGCTCTGGGCATGGAAAAAATGGTGCTCTCTGTGTTCTTCGGCAGTCAATTCGCCCAGAAATGATTACAGAGGTTTGTCATGATAAGTTTGTGCATATTGATATCCTTCCTTATCCTTTCATAGTGAATTGCATAAAAATTATTGTCATCATATTTATCATGAATTTACTTATTAATATCTTAATATCATCATTATAGCCATCAAATCAGTCATAGTCTTAAAGCATTATTCTAGCCTCAGGGAGACTTTTACAGAAGTACTGGTATAATATTTGGCTTTCGTTCTTGCAATTTGTTCCTACTGAAGAAGGGAAGAACAAGTAAGAATTGAAGAATATACTCTTTTTTTGCATTTGGACATATTGCTACCTGTAATCTCTAGATATATCATTATGCTCTTTTGGCATATAAAAGATCTCACTGCTGTGAGAGATTGCTTGAAAGCAATTTCAAGCTTGTTTTTCTGTGTTTCCTCCATGATTAACTCTCCTTTAAGTTCTCAAGTTTATGATGTGAAGCCCAAGTGAAGTGGGAATTCAAAAATGAAATGCCACTTACTATTCATAACTTGGAACTTGGGGTCAGGTTCATGCATAAAGTAGAACTTGCGTTTTAAGAAGTTGTGATGCAATCATGCAACACTAAGTTCAAACCAACACCACAATAACTCCCTGAAACTTCACATTCTGATAAAACTTTCATGTTATAAGTTGCATCTGCCTTTCGAAAAGAGGTCACTAACATGGGAAACAGCAAAATTTTTATATCACCAAATTGTGATGTATGGAAGTTTGAGATCAGCACTCTACCTCTTCTTTACATTTAGTAGCTATCAAAATAAGAATTCATATAACTTCATCACTTAGTATCTGGTAACCCTCCCTTACATGAGGTCAACATCTGTAAATTGCAACTGATCTAGGCACAATAGTTTATATTGTGGGATATAGTTTTGTCAATTGTTGGAATTGGTTTTTTTATCACTATTTTTACCGTGCCTTTGCGAATGAATAAAACATCATTTTGTTCTCATGAGGATTGGTGGTTTAATATGGTTGAACTTTTAGCAAAGCCTGTTTCTAATGTTGCTTGTTTTTGTTTTCTCTCCCTTCTTAAGTACCTTTACTTTTGTCCTTCAGTTGggaatttataatttaacttgTTTACTTTTCCTTCAGTAGTTTCTTGTTCACATGGGTAACAACATgatgcacaaacatttcacatattGCTAGTCTTTATGCATGATTGCTTTTATTGATGAAATTGTTACCTGCATAATTTTACATTACTACATTGTTAATCTTTCATGTCTTTGGAGTTGTTCTTTATTATAAGCATCCCTATTCTTCAAACTGCAGGTTGACCTTCCTGGCTGTAGAGGAATTTGGACTGTTTACCATAAAACTGCACGTGGCCATAGTGTTGATACATCTAGAATGGCTGCAGTTGATGATGAATATCATGCATATTTGATCATAAGCATGGAGAATCGCACTATGGTATTCTCCTTCACTTTTATTTGCAGaatttttttctgaaaattttgGTGACTGTTTTTGCTTCGGCTATTTATGTTGTCTTTGGTGTTTACTTTTTGGCTATGAGATGGATGTGTGCAAGGCATgaagaaaaaggaaagtattttttttatgtacttTTTGGTACTTCTATAAACAGCTGTTGTCTCTTTAGTTCCCTTTTGGGTATCCTTGGAAAAAGATCCATGACTAAGATGATTATAGTCATATAAGGTCCAGTTTTTGTGCTTGCTCTGTCTTTGTTCCATATTTTCATTTGAATAATACTTGCTATCATTATTGCCTGAGACAATTTGATTAATTTGTTCTTAGTTTTGCAGTCTATGCCTCAATGGCTAGCATGATGTAATTGGCTTTTGCAATGATTTGATGGTTCCTTATGATGGATAGGTGCTTGAAACTGCTGATCATTTGACAGAAGTCACTGAAAGTGTGGACTACTTCGTACAAGGACGAACAATTGCTGCAGGCAATTTGTTTGGAAGGTTAGCTGTACCTATTTTTGGTTGCTTGAATTTATTCTTTATGGAGCTTGCTTATTGGACTGCTGTTTTTGTTATCTCTTCATTTAGTTTATAAATTGTAGTGGTCCAACTGTCGATTCAGTCTGTTAAAACTAAAAGTTTTATTTATGTaccttttcaattaatttttctttgctTCTTGTACTCTACAGAGTACAGACTGGTTTATTTTGTTGGTATGTAACTGGTTTTATATGTCTATATATATTCTGTCTGTTTAATATGAGATTTACATTTGTGCGAATTGTGTTTTACTGTGGCATTATGCTATCTCTTCAATGTGTAAACTAATGAAACATGAAATTCTATATCTTCAACCATTGCCCCCTCTTCTTTTTCCTCAGGCGTCGAGTTGTCCAAGTCTATGAACGCGGTGCTCGAATTCTAGATGGTTCTTTTATGACCCAGGATTTAAGCTTTGGAGCCTCAAACTCTGAATCTGGTTCTGGTTCTGACAGTTCAACAGTTTTGTCCGTTTCTATTGCAGATCCATATGTGTTAATCAGAATGACTGATGGGAGTATTCGGCTTCTTGTTGGAGGTATGTTTTTCATGAATAACCTTTTGACGTGCATGACAAGTATACTGATCTTCTCATCATTTATACTCTTTCCAAGTCAACTTGCTTTTCCTGTGCCTTAGTAATGATGATTGGATCCTCATAACTTGTTGCTTGGTGGCACCCTTATGGTTTGAACTGGCAATTGTAGCTTGAAGAGGTTAGGTTCAAATCCCATTAGCATGAGGAGTTTGGAGAGTTCCCGATAGATGAGGGAGCTTTATCCTTTGATATATGGCCTGTAATAGGCATTCCtatataacaaaaataataaaacatccttgaaacttttctttctaattCTCATTCTGATGCACTTGCTTTAATGAAGGCGTAAAGCTTTTTATCTCAAAATAGATCTTCATATTATCTGCAGTTCTGCTCAAACTATAGGAATGATTTAAAACCAATTACTTTTATTCTCCCGTCATAGTTTGGTCCATCTTTTGCTGGGTTTACTTGCTAGCCAGAATACCTGGTTTGTTTGTCTGACAATTCTCATGATGGTATACTGGCTGATAATGTCTTGCTGGTAACAAAGGTATATCAAtcatgaaatattaaaattgtaattGATGTTTGGTGCTTTTTTATACAggaaatattattttagatttGTCTGGTGTGTTGTTCACAGTTAATCATCTCCTATTGATGGTTGATCTGATGGCCTCTATGAATGTATCATTGATGCTTCATTATCAGTGGTCTCTTATTTTAGCCCTCTACAATGTTTTCCTTTACAGTGTTTCTGTGTGGTTAAAGGTCTTGTATGGAGGAATCTGGATTTAAGTTTGAGGTCATCTAACGTTTCATTATGATCGTGTATATCTTACCACTTTGATGTTTTTGTATTAAAGTTTGAGTTGGTTTCCATAAGAATCATAATATGCCCTTGACATGGTCATTGACAATTTCTAAGTTTTGAAAATCAGGGGTAATTTATACTGTATAACATTCCTGCAAAAGTGGGAGTCTTTCCGCTCCTTTCTATTCAAAAAATATAGTGAATGATATTCTCTGTCCAACTGCAACTCCTTCCTTCACTCGTGCCTTTTCCTTCACCCTTTCCCTTTTAAGACAGTCCTTGCGATTGCACACGCTATGTGTTTTCCGACCTTGTTCGCATGTGGTACAGCCATTTGTGTTGCTCTTCTGTTTGGGCCTTGGCGGCTTGCTGTTATTGTAATTGTCCACATTGTTTTTCCTGTTCTCTTTGTCTGCTAACATTTCCTTTCTCTCATTCTGGGATTTTAACTCTGAAAAAACAGATCCTTCTACTTGCATGGTTTCCATAAATACTCCATCTGCCTTTGAAAACTCGAAGAAATCAATATCTGCCTGcacactttatcatgataaagGACCAGAGCCTTGGCTCCGAAAGGCGAGTACAGATGCATGGCTTTCTACTGGCATTAGCGAGGCCATAGATGGTGCTGATGGTGGCCCACATGATCAAGGAGATATATATTGTATTCTTTGTTATGCAACTGGTGCACTTGAAATATTTGATGTGCCCAATTTCAATTCTGTGTTCTCAGTTGATAAATTTGTCTCTGGAAAAAACCATCTTGTTGATACGTATGTGCGGGAAACATCCAAAGATTCACAGCAAAACAAAACTTCTGAAGAAGTGGCTGGCCTAGGCAGGAAAGAAAGTACTCATAACATGAAGGTTGTGGAGTTGGCTATGCAGATATCACCTGGCCAACACTGTCGCCCATTTCTTTTTGGTATATTGTCAGATGGGACAATCCTTTGTTACCATGCTTACCTGTTTGAAGTTCCAGATGGTACTTCTAAAATAGAGGATTCTATTTCTACACAAAATTCTGTTGGCCCAGGCGTCATTAGTTCTTCAAGGCTTCGAAATTTGCGATTTGTTCGTGTCCCCTTGGATAGTTACACAAGGGAGGAAACACCAAGTGAGAGCTCATGCCAAAGGATTACCATTTTCAAGAACATCAATGGTTATCAAGGGTTTTTCCTCTCTGGATCGAGACCAGCTTGGTTTATGGTGTTTAGAGAGCGAATACGAGTTCATCCACAGGTCAGAAGTTTGTTTTACCATGCAATGAGTTGAATTTGACCCTTCTGATATTTAAGCGTTATGGCATGAAACAAGCATGCAATTTATTAAATGCCTTCCATGCTATTGTTTAATCTCAACTACTTCTGTATGATGCTTTATGTTCTTGTTTGCAGTTATGTGATGGCTCTATTGTTGCATTCACTGTTCTTCACAATGTGAATTGCAATCATGGGTTTATTTATGTTACTTCTCAGGTTGGAAttagattgatttttttttttaaatctctctctctctctttattaTTTTGGTGCAAGAGTATAGTTACATGGTTCAGCTATGATGGAGGTTCATTTCCGTGTTGCTATCTCATAGGGCAATTTGAAGATTTGTCAACTGCCATCTGTCTCAAGTTATGACAACTATTGGCCAGTGCAAAAGGTCCTCCTTGTCTCCATCCATTCcttttatcttatttatttaCTGGTAGTCATCCGTTTACTCATCAAAAGTTATCTCTGTTGGTTAGGTTCCACTGAAGGGAACACCACATCAAGTGACCTATTTTGCAGAGAAGAACTTATACCCACTTATAGTTTCTGTTCCTGTGAGTGTCTTCTCTAGAAGCAGCAATTTGTTTCTAGTGCCTGCTGCCATGTCTTTTGCATGTCTTCTATTAAAGCTTCTGTTGGGGCTCTGAATAACACTTCCTTTTTGATATGCATCTTTTTTAGTCATCAAATTTTAGTCGCCTATTTTTGTAGATTGTGCTATTGACTACTATATCTCTGGGTTTCTCACCCTGAGCCATTTTTTTTACTGTATTATTTGTCAACATATTGGATGCAGTTTCCTAAGTTTGCACTGTTCCAGAAGTAAGTTGTTCATCACCTCAAACATCTAAATGATACTGTGTACAGTcaccaatttaatttaatgtcaGTAGCAAATttgttgatttatttatttgtgtgGCTTATGTAACATTTTTCTTTATGATGCATACCCTGGAACAGTAATGTGGTCTCTATATTCTTTGCAGGTTCACAAGCCAGTGAATCAAGTTCTCTCATCACTGGTTGATCAAGAAGTTAGCCATCAGATTGAGAATCATAATTTAAGTTCTGATGAACTACATCGAACCTATAGTGTAGAAGAATTTGAGGTTCGGATCTTGGAACCAGAGAGATCTGGTGGCCCTTGGCAAACTAAGGCGACAATCCCAATGCAAAGTTCTGAAAGTGCACTTACTGTGCGAGTAGTTACACTGTTTGTATGTATTCTCGTTCATAATTCCAACTATTCCTTTGCTCTAGCTTGTAGGTGGGATGGTAAAGTTATGGATTATCCCTTTGGTCGTTTGTCTCTAAGTTGATGTTTTAAGAAATTGAGACTTAAGCTCTCTTGCTTGTTTGGCTATATTTCTTTTCTTAAATACATGAAAATGTTTCTGTAATCTATCTCTCTCTCCCTATTGTGTGTAGTTCACCTTTTACTTAAGTAGAACTTCATTGCAGAACACAACCACAAAGGAGAATGAAACGCTTTTAGCCATTGGGACTGCTTATGTGCAAGGGGAGGATGTTGCAGCAAGAGGGCGTGTGCTTCTGTTTTCTGTTGGGAAAAATCCAGATAATTCCCAAGTTTTGGTACTTTTCAGATTGTTCAGTCCTTTACTCTCAAAAGTCAAACCCTTTTCCTTTTTTCCCTTAAACCCAACTACCAAAGCACTGCACAAGTTTCAACATTCACTCAAATATTTCTTCTTTGTTCTTGCTAATATTTGTATACTTCACTACTAATTTCGTCCCTTTGCTTTCCAGGTTTCAGAAGTCTATTCTAAGGAATTGAAAGGTGCTATATCTGCTTTGGCCTCGCTACAAGGTCATCTGTTGATAGCTTCTGgtcctaaaattattttacacaaGTGGACTGGTACAGAGTTGAATGGTGTTGCTTTTTTTGATGCTCCACCATTATATGTTGTGAGCTTAAATATTGTGAGTGCTTCTGAAATCATCTCTCTTGTTATGACTAATAAGATAGATGCTCGTCCATTGAAGTATGAGATAATATGGTCTGTAGTTCTGCTGGCTTCATTTTTGTCAGCATGTTTtgtcaaaaagaaaattatttggattaaaaatgatatattattttgatcAAAGTGGTTGGAAAACCTAGTGCAGAGCGGTATCTTAAATCTTGTCGAATGTTCAGTTGTTCCTATTAACCATACATTCTTGGTTTGATTGTGAAATTTTAACATTAGTTTTTAGTTTAAagtaatttctttttataattatggTATATCGCATAGATGTTGTATAACGTATTTATGGCTTCTTTTTTGTTAAATGTAATAATCTAAACCTTCTTTACTGTATTTGTTTTTTCCAACTTAACAATGTAGCATATTAATGCTCTTCGAGTTGTTGCAGGTTAAGAATTTTATCCTCCTGGGTGATGTTCACAAAAGCATATACTTTCTTAGTTGGAAGGAGCAGGGAGCTCAACTTAGCTTATTGGCAAAGGATTTTGGTTCACTTGATTGTTTCGCAACAGAGTTTTTGATTGATGGAAGTACACTTAGCCTTGTGGTGTCAGACGAACAAAAGAATGCTCAGGTCAGTCAGTAACTTCTTTATGTGGTGCATTTGTTCACATGTCAGTAGACATTGGTTGACAGCTAGCTTTCTTTATTGGATTTTCTTCTtccctctctcttttttttttcggcCCTTGTGTCGGGCACCGCGGGGTGGGTGGCGGGAGGAAGGCTTGTGATGTcttcttaaataaaaaattagacttTCCATTGGACAATGCAGGAATACTCCTTTCTTTTTGCCCCAGTGAAGGTGGTAATACTGCCATAAATTTGATGTGAAGTTACTGAGTAATGCGAACTACCTTAGTTGAGGTGCCAAGTGCCCATATAATATCTGTGCACTTTCCTCACCCTTTCTGGTTGGTATTTTTCATCGGACAAAGATCTTTTAGTTCTGACTCATAATCCTTCAAATTACTTGAATCATGCAAGAGGCTCTCCAACCATAATCAACACTAGGAAAAATCAGGAAATAATAATGAGTCTTCTAGTTAAATTATTCTCTTTCTCCATCGTAGGCTGTGCACAGAAATTTAAAACTGTCCTTTTTTATAACGATGAGTTAGAATGCTGAATTCAGGTGATGAAGTATAATATAGTGCTTTTAAGTTGACATAGAGAAAGTGGTGGGGCAGATTTGGTTTTAGCTCATCTCTGAATAGTGAATACTGCATGTGTGAGAACAGATATTCTATTATGCACCAAAGATGTCAGAGAGCTGGAAAGGACAGAAACTGCTTTCAAGGGCTGAATTTCATGTTGGTGCCCATGTGACTAAGTTCATACGTTTACAAATGCTTTCTACATCTGACCGAAGCGGTACTGCACCGGGCTCTGATAAGACCAATCGCTTTGCTTTATTGTTTGGTACTCTTGATGGCAGCATAGGCTGTATTGCCCCTCTCGATGAGCTCACTTTCCGGAGGTTGCAATCACTACAGAAAAAATTGGTCGATGCTGTTCCCCATGTTGCTGGTCTAAACCCAAGATCATTCCGCCAGTTTCGGGAAAATGGAAGGGTTCACCGGCCTGGCCCAGAAAGCATAGTAGACTGTGAGCTGCTTTCTCAGTAAGTTCTTGTTCCTAGAAATTTATGGACTACTGTGACATAATTAATCTCAGTTAGGTCTTCAAGGTCTCAAATCTTAAATATttgcaagaaaataataatttcttctAAATATTTGGTAATCACCCTTTAAATACATTTCTCCTTTTTATGCAACTCCAGAGAATTGATCTTACCTATTGCCTGTTAATAATTAGCTATAATTCCAACATACTTTTCATTGTTA
This Manihot esculenta cultivar AM560-2 chromosome 6, M.esculenta_v8, whole genome shotgun sequence DNA region includes the following protein-coding sequences:
- the LOC110617284 gene encoding cleavage and polyadenylation specificity factor subunit 1 isoform X1, with product MSFAAYKMMHWPTGIENCASGFITHCRADLAPQVPSMQSDDLESEWPAKRGIGPVPNLIVTAGNVLEVYVIRVQEEGTRESRNSREPKRGGVMDGVSGASLELVCHYRLHGNVESMAVLPIEGGDGSRRRDSIILSFKDAKISVLEFDDSIHGLRTSSMHCFEGPEWLHLKRGRESFARGPSVKVDPQGRCGGVLVYDLQMIILKAAQAAAGLVGDDDALGSGGAISTRVQSSYIINLRDLDMKHVKDFIFVHEYIEPVVVILHERELTWAGRVSWKHHTCMISALSISTTLKQPTLIWSVVNLPHDAYKLLAVPSPIGGVLVICTNTIHYHSESATCALSLNNYAVSIDSSQELPRASFSVELDAAKATWLSNDVALLSTKNGELLLLTLVYDGRVVQRLDLSKSRASVLTSDITTIGSSLFFLGSRLGDSLLVQFTYGLGSSMISSGLKEEVGDIEGDVPTAKRLKRSPSDGLQDMVSGEELSLYGSTGNNTESTQKTFSFAVRDSLINVGPLKDLSYGLRVNADANASGIAKQSNYELVCCSGHGKNGALCVLRQSIRPEMITEVDLPGCRGIWTVYHKTARGHSVDTSRMAAVDDEYHAYLIISMENRTMVLETADHLTEVTESVDYFVQGRTIAAGNLFGRRRVVQVYERGARILDGSFMTQDLSFGASNSESGSGSDSSTVLSVSIADPYVLIRMTDGSIRLLVGDPSTCMVSINTPSAFENSKKSISACTLYHDKGPEPWLRKASTDAWLSTGISEAIDGADGGPHDQGDIYCILCYATGALEIFDVPNFNSVFSVDKFVSGKNHLVDTYVRETSKDSQQNKTSEEVAGLGRKESTHNMKVVELAMQISPGQHCRPFLFGILSDGTILCYHAYLFEVPDGTSKIEDSISTQNSVGPGVISSSRLRNLRFVRVPLDSYTREETPSESSCQRITIFKNINGYQGFFLSGSRPAWFMVFRERIRVHPQLCDGSIVAFTVLHNVNCNHGFIYVTSQGNLKICQLPSVSSYDNYWPVQKVPLKGTPHQVTYFAEKNLYPLIVSVPVHKPVNQVLSSLVDQEVSHQIENHNLSSDELHRTYSVEEFEVRILEPERSGGPWQTKATIPMQSSESALTVRVVTLFNTTTKENETLLAIGTAYVQGEDVAARGRVLLFSVGKNPDNSQVLVSEVYSKELKGAISALASLQGHLLIASGPKIILHKWTGTELNGVAFFDAPPLYVVSLNIVKNFILLGDVHKSIYFLSWKEQGAQLSLLAKDFGSLDCFATEFLIDGSTLSLVVSDEQKNAQIFYYAPKMSESWKGQKLLSRAEFHVGAHVTKFIRLQMLSTSDRSGTAPGSDKTNRFALLFGTLDGSIGCIAPLDELTFRRLQSLQKKLVDAVPHVAGLNPRSFRQFRENGRVHRPGPESIVDCELLSHYEMLPLEEQLEIAQQVGTTRAQILSNLNDLSLGTSFS